CTTACCCAGAATACTGGGGAAAACAAGGTCGTCCAAACCAAGCTCTTTTCCTAGTCTACGGCAAATCGCTTCTCTCTCTGTCCTGTATCCCCCCAAGAATAGGGACAGCTTAGGGGTCATGGCTACGCGGCGGCGGCTGTGGGTTGTCTTAGGCTCTTTGAACTGACATATACCTCGGCGTTTGTATAGCACCTGGCTCACCGATAGTGATAGCATATCGAGGTCAACATCCCTCCACCTTAAGCCTAGTAGTTCAGCCTGTCTAAGCCCCGTACTTAAGGCCGTGTAGATCACAGGGTAATAGTAACTGCCCTCTGCCGCCTCGAGAAGCACTTTGACTTCGGCCTGTATCAGTGTCCGCATCGGCTTCCCCTTCCATGACGGTGGATCCACAAGCTCGCAGGGATTGCGGCCCAGATAGCCTTGACGCACGGCATATTTCAGTGCTTGGGATAGCAGCCGATGATGTTTTGCCACAGTCCGGGGGGATGACCGTTCGCAAGCCTGGCCATAGTAACTTTGAATAGTCTGAGGGTGAAGGTGTTTTAGTTGAATATGGCCTAGAGACGGTACCAGGTGAGTCTCTATGATGGACTGGTAACCGTCCAATGTGCGCAGAGAGCAGTTGGTCTTGACATATCCTTCTAGCCAATTATGAAGA
The nucleotide sequence above comes from Chloroflexota bacterium. Encoded proteins:
- a CDS encoding site-specific integrase, with the protein product MKGSIRQKGKRSWQLQVYTGTGPDGKPRRHFETVHGRKGDAQKRLNELLVSLEKGIPVPSGRLTVAEHLHNWLEGYVKTNCSLRTLDGYQSIIETHLVPSLGHIQLKHLHPQTIQSYYGQACERSSPRTVAKHHRLLSQALKYAVRQGYLGRNPCELVDPPSWKGKPMRTLIQAEVKVLLEAAEGSYYYPVIYTALSTGLRQAELLGLRWRDVDLDMLSLSVSQVLYKRRGICQFKEPKTTHSRRRVAMTPKLSLFLGGYRTEREAICRRLGKELGLDDLVFPSILGKPLDPCVLTHNFTRIVRKAGLENVRFHDLRHTFASLMLQRGAKPKVISEALGHSSVAFTMDVYSHIIEGMQADAMALLDEVLPAGVFQRNNANLTPCFGNLASEPR